Part of the Nitrospirota bacterium genome is shown below.
ACATTCCCTGAAAGGGCAAGGGATCTGGGCAGCGCATACCACGACCTGCTTAAAGGAGTGGACACCAATACCGTATTCGGGAATGCCTTTAAAGCGCTCGAAGAACTTGCTCGCAACCTCACAGGTGATGGATCACTAAAGCTGAGTGATCGGGCAGCCCTTGAAAAGCACTTCCCGAAGCTACACGGAACCATCAGAGCATCCATCCTCAAGCTTGCTGGCCACAGGGGAGATGAAGGTGCACATGGGCGGAAAGGGCCTGACGAATGGGAAATCCGGTATCTGCTTCTGAGTATCTGTAACGTCGCCCTGCTACTGTTGGAGTACAAGGACCACTGTGGCTAAGTTCTCGCCATACCAGTCTGGCAGGGACGATTTAAGGGGTCGAGATTTAAGGGGTCGGGAGTCGTTTCTGAGGCGCGAGGAAGGGGAATAGGCTTACGCAAGGGGCGTGACAGGCGCTCAAGCGGCGGGAAGGCGACGATCACGGGCCTTGTGACTCGAAAAAGGTTCGAGCGCGCTGCAAGAGGGATCCGCTAAGTGCAAGACACGTGGCGGGTTTCTCCATCGGCCATCATGTACGACAAAACGACAAAGAAGCCGGCGGCGCAAGCGAAGTGCTGATGCGAGGGAAGAAACCACTGGAGGGTTTCTCCGCCCGCTACTGTTTACGATAAAGCGATAAAGAGCGGGCGGGAGGAGCGAAGCGACTGGTGGGACATAAAGGGTTGAGGACTTTATCCCGTCGGCAAGAGCAATCACATGGCCTCCGGGTCGAGCAAGCTCGGTTTGGTGGTCCCAACGGGATTCGAACCCGTGTCTGAGCCTTGAGAGGGCTCCGTCCTAGGCCAGGCTAGACGATGGGACCAGCAAAGCCGTGAACCGACTGAGTTGAATGACGAACGAAGTGTGGACGAGCGATTGCCTCTTACTTGCGCGACGGGGAGGCACAGTACCATACGCCTCGAACTGATTGCAAACCGTCGGCCGCGGCGGTCTGCCGTCGTTTCAGAACCCCGTTCACAGCCCGATCCTCCCTCTATAGAGGCACGATACCTACACCAGCGGTATTGTCCGCACTCAACTGTTCCCGCTAGGCTTCGCGATCGGGAAGCCGGACCCCTCCGGTCTCCATTCAATCCTTGTTACCGAGGAGCTGATCCATGAAACCGGTGTTTAATCCCGCGGCCGGATCGGGAGTTCTGTTGTGTGCGTTGAGCCTCACCCTGTTCGGCTGTTCGAGCGTTTCCCCCACCAAGGCTTCGCTCCGCTGCGGCAGTTCGCCCAAGATTCGCGTCACGGCTGCCAAACCGACTGTGTCCGTCTCGTATACCGAACCGACCACCGCTCTGGACGGTCGCCCTCTCACGTCGTTAGCCAAAACAACCATCTATGTCGATACCGGTGACGGGCCCGTCACCGCGAAAGACATCCCTGCCACTAGCCCTCGCGGCGGCGGCCACATATCGCAGACCATTACGATTCCGCTGAAGCAACAGGAGACCGTTGCGTCGATCTGTGTGACCGCGACCGATCGCCAGGGGAACGAAGGTCCTCCCACTCATCAGTGACGCACACTCCTCTCCCTGAAGCCCCGAAGCATGAACGCCCTGTGGAGCCCTGATCACAGACCCCGATCACGGGCTTGACTTCACTTTGAGAACGGCCTAGCCTTTGCGTGCCCGGCCCACTGCACGCGTGCCCGACCGAACCACTACACACACGCTAAGGCTATTCCGGCCGGACATCGAGAATGATCGGGAGGTCTTGTGGCCGAGAAGCTCGATCCCAGCGGGACGACTCCCGCGCGACCGCCTCAGGCCGTTGAAGCCAACAAGTCCAGGCCCTTGCTCGAGCTTAATATCGGCTCGAACGTCTTCCGCAACACGAACGGGGTCGTGAAACTCCAGGGCAAGGAGCAAATGGTCGTGGAGTTCCATCCCGAGGAGAATCAACTGCTGTTGACCATGGATTTTTATGACAGCGCGGGGAGCCATGTGGCCCATCTGCGACGAAACGCGTGGGCGTTCAATACGGCGAACCGATTCGCGCTCACGACCGGTCCGGCCTCGCTGGCCCTGTTCAACGGGCCGCTGTGGCTGAAAGTGTCCGACCGAGACAGCGGCGACGTCGTCCTCGAAGTCACGGTGACTCACAGCGGAAAAATCCAGATTCCGAACGGGAAGTTTTATACGCACAAAGGGCACCTCGTTCAGATCACCTCTCATTACTGCCGCGTCGTACCCGGCCTGACACTGTTCGGCGATGTGTTTGAAACGCGCGGCGGGGCTGCGTCGATCGGATAAGCCTTGGAACCGGAGAACGGTTGATCGGTCGACGGTACGCCGAGCAAGCGTCGGCTGACAAGAGAGTACGGTCTCTTAAGTCCTCGGGCCCAGGTTCTTGCCGTTGAGCACCAAGCGCAACCGCTCCTTTTGCGCCGGTTGTATCTGCAGAAACTCCAGCCCAAATTCTGCGGCCTTTGTCCACCGCACAATCGCCCGCTCGATCTTGAGCGGCCAGTGATAATCTGGCGGGTACACCCACGCCTCGACTTCGGTGCCGGCCGACAATTCGGTCTCGCATTCCACTCGACAGCCACCCCGGGACAAATCAAGAACTGTGCCTTCACCCTCGATCTCGCCGCCGGAAAAGAAGATACGGATCTGGGTCTTGAACCGGGGAGCTTTCCGATCCATCGTCGCCGCGCCTGTCGCAACGGGGTCTCCGCACGAGGAGCAAGGTGCGCCGCGCGCAAGGCGGCGGTCTTCACCCCATGCGGAAAGAGACGCCTCGTTTGACTTTGAGAAAGCGGGTCGTAGAATAGCACGTATGACGGAGATCGTGAAGCCCAGCGTGCAGGCGTTCTTGGTGTGTGACACCGTGATCGAGGACAGCCTGACCAAGAAAAAGAGCCTGATCGGTATTTTCACCCACCTCCAGGCGCTGGCCTTTCCGTTCCAACATCATCAGATGGGTCTCTACTTCTGCCTCACCGATGCGGAAGGCACCTATCACTTCGACATCGAACTCGTGTACCTCAATACCGAGCAGCTCGTCTGCCGCGCCGCGCTTCCAAACGTGTACATCGCGGATCGCCTCCAAATTTCCGACTTCGGCATCAACATCCCCTCGCTCGTCTTCCCGGCGCCCGGCCGCTATGAGTTCCGATTGCTCATGGAAGGCCATCTCATCGCCCAGAAAGACTTCAACGTCATCCAAATGCCCATGCCTCAGACCGTCTAATAAGAGTGCAGGGCTCTGCAGCGGCAGCAAGGCATTTTTCCTCTCGCCCTGTCTTATGGTACAAGTGATTGTCACGAGAGGCTTCCTCGCGCTGGCAGTGCCATAAGGAGATGCGTCCCGATCACATGAACATGCCGAATGCATCAGCGCCATCGGACTTCGTGCGCGCGATCGTCGCGCAGGATCTCAAGACCGGTAAACACGGCGGACGTGTGGTGACGCGTTTCCCGCCGGAGCCGAACGGGTATCTCCACATCGGTCACGCCAAGTCCATCTGCCTGAACTTCGGCGTCGCCAACGAGAACCCCGGCGGCGTCTGTCACTTGCGGTTCGACGACACGAATCCGACGACGGAGGATCCCGAGTACGTCCAGGCCATTCAGGAGGACGTGCGCTGGCTGGGATTCGACTGGCGGGATAAGATGTTCTTCGCCTCGGATTACTTCGAGCGGTTCTATGACTACGCCGTCCGCTTGATCAAGAAGGGCAAGGCCTACGTGGACAGCCTCACCGCGGACGAGATTCGGCAGTTCCGCGGCACTCTGACGGAACCCGGCAAGGACAGTCCCTACCGGAATCGATCCGTCGAGGAGAACCTCGATCTCTTCAGACGGATGCGCGCGGGAGAATTTCCGGACGGCGCCCATGTCCTCCGGGCCAAGATCGACATGGCCTCGCCCAACATCAACTTGCGCGATCCGGTGCTCTATCGCATCCGTCGGGCCAGACATTATCGGACCGGCGACGCCTGGTGCATCTATCCGACCTACGACTATGCCCATCCGCTTTCGGACGCGATCGAGGGCATTACGCATTCCATTTGCACGCTCGAGTTCGAGGACCACCGGCCATTGTATGACTGGGTCGTGGAACAGTGCGAGCCCCCGCACCGTCCGCGGCAGATCGAGTTCGCGCGGCTCAATCTCACGCATACGGTCATGAGCAAACGCAAGCTGTTGGATTTGGTGGAGCGGAAGCTCGTGAACGGCTGGGACGACCCTCGCCTCCCCACGCTCAAAGGATTGCGGCGGCGCGGCTATACCCCCGAGGCGATCCGCGCGTTCTGCGAACATATCGGCGTGGCGAAGCGGGACGCCACGCTGGAAGCGGGGTTGCTGGAACACTTTGTCCGCGAGGATCTCAACAAACGTGCGCCGCGCGTGATGGCCGTGCTGCGGCCCCTGCGGGTGGTGATCGACAACTACCCGGAGAACCGGGTCGAAGCATTGGGCGCGATCAATAATCCCGAAGACCCGTCTGCAGGGAGCAGAACGGTGCCGTTCTCGCGGGTCGTCTATATCGAACAGGACGATTTCCGGGAGGATCCGCCGAAGCAGTTCTTTCGCCTCGCGCCCGGACGCGAGGTCCGCCTCCGTTATGCCTACATCATCAAATGCACAGGCGTGGTGAAAGACGAACGCACCGGCCGAGCAATCGAACTGCGCTGCACGTACGATCCGGAGACCAAGAGCGGCATATCTCAGGAACAACGCAAGGTCAAAGCGACGATCCATTGGGTTTCTGCAGCCCACGCGATCGAGGCGGAAGTACGGCTGTACGATCACCTCTTCTCGAAGCCCGATCCGACCGACGTCCCGGAGGGCCAGGATTACACGGTGAACCTGAACCCGAACTCCCTGGAGCGACTCACCGCTTGTCGAGTCGAACCCAGCTTGAAAGACGCTTTGCCCGGCGCGCGATACCAATTCGAGCGGCTGGGCTACTTCTGCGTTGATCCGGACTCTACGGCAGACCGACTGGTCTTCAACCGCACAGTTACGCTCAAGGACACCTGGGCCAAGATCGAAAAGGCACAGAAGACCGGTTAACGCTCGACAGCTCTGAGGCTCCTCGTGCGGACGACCATCCAACTCGCCGTGCTTTTCTCTCTCGTTCTTGTTTCGGCGTGCGACACGACGCGCGAGCGCCTGATGAACGAACGGTATCCCGCCTATCCCGAGACCATTAAACGCGCCATCGACCGCGGTTTCCTGATCAACGGGATGGACCATGACCAGGTCTTTCTGACCCTCGGCGAACCGGTCTGCAAAAAGACCATCCAGCACAACGGCAGACCGGTAGAGGTCTGGCTCTATCCGCCAAGCGGAAAGAACCCCTGCACGACGGCGGAATTCAGAGTGTACTTTGAAGCCGGTGGCGTGACCGGCTGGCAGGCGGTGAAGGTGCCTTCGGAGGGAGGATAAAAAAAGAGTGGCTGGGGGACTAGGATTCGAACCTAGGTAGTCAGATCCAGAGTCTGACGTCCTACCACTAGACGATCCCCCAACCGTGCGCTCAACGTAATATAAGCGAAGGCGGCGAGTCAAGACGGGGCGGCCTTGGCACGCTCAATCCCCTTTTGCAGGCGGTGAAGCGTCCGTTCCCTGCCCAACAGCTCCATCACATCGAACAGGCCGGGGCTGGCGGTGCGGCCGGTGAGGGCGACCCTCACCGGCTGCGCCAACTGACCCATCTTCAGGCCCTCTTCTTCGAGCACGCCCTTGAAGACTTCCTCCAGGCGGGCCTTGGAAAACTGCACGGCGCCTTCAATTCCGGCCTTAAGCTTCGTGAGGGCGGGGACGATCGCCGGCGTCAGGAACTTCTTGGCCGCTTCTTCGTCGATAGCGACGTCCTGCCCGAAATACGGTGTCGCCCAGGTCACCATCTCGACAAGGGTCTTGGTTCGCTCCCGCACCGTGACGACCAGCCTCTCCAGCCACTCCGCCGACACGGCTTTGATCTCTTCTTTCAGCCCGGCCTGCTCCAGATACGGCACGAGGGCCTGCGCGATCCGGCCCGGCGTCCCGTGTTGAATGTAGTGGGCGTTCACCCAGAGCAACTTGTCCGGGTTGAACACCGCCGAAGACTTCTGCACGTGGTCGAAAGAAAACTTTTCGATGAGCTCCTCCCGCGTGAAGATTTCCTGATCGCCGTACGACCAGCCGAGCCGCGCGAGATAATTCACCATGGCTTCCGGCAGATAGCCCATTTCCTTGTACGCCATGATCGAGGTCGCTCCGTGGCGCTTGGAAAGCCTCGTCTTATCCGATCCCAGGATCATCGGCAGATGGCCGAACCGCGGCACCGGATAGCCCAGCGCCTGAAACATGGGAATCTGCCTGGGTGTGTTGGTGAGGTGGTCATCCCCGCGCACGACATGGGTGATGTTCATCAGCGCATCGTCCACGACCACTGAAAAGTTGTACGTCGGGTAGCCGTTGGACCGGAGGATGATCAGGTCGTCCAGCACGCTGTTGTCGAAGACCACGCGCCCCTTGATCAGATCGTCGATGACGGTCTGCCCTTCCTGCGGCGCTCTGAACCTCAGCGCAGCGTCTCCGGTCGGCGTCGTGATGCCGAGATCGCGGCAGCGGCCGTCGTATTTCGGCGAAAGCCCTTTCGCTTCGGCTTCCTTGCGCCGAGTTTCCAACTCCTCGGCTCGGCATACACACCAATAGGCCCGGCCTTGCTCGAAGAGCTTCATGGCATGCCGCCGGTAGAGATCCATGCGCTCGGTCTGACGATAGGGGCCTTCGTCCCAGTCCAGACCGACCCACCGCATGCCTTCAAGAATGACTTGGATGGATTCTTCCGTGGACCGGCTTTGGTCCGTGTCTTCGATGCGCAGGATGAAGACCCCTTTGTTCTGGCGCGCGAACAGCCAGTTGAACAGGGCGGTGCGGACCCCGCCGATGTGGAGATAGCCGGTCGGGCTGGGTGCGAATCGAACTCTGATATTACTCATCTCGCCGGCTCATTGAAAATGCCTGGACACTGGCACTACGATGCGCACAGGAAAACGCGTGCCACGGGGCGCGTATCTATATCACGCTCGCCGCTTGCGAGTACAGATCGACCAGCCGGATAGCGGAGCATGGGGGAACCGACACAACTGGCTCAAGTCGTAAGTGTCCGCCCGCTCACTCCTCACGTGCGCGAACTGGTGCTCGCGCCGCTGGAACGCAGCATTTCGTTCACGCCCGGGCAATGGGTGTCGCTGAAGTTGCCGGTCGGGAAACATCCTCCGCTGAACCGCGCCTACACGATGGCCGAGCCGGAACGACCGTCCGGACATCTGACATTGGTGTATGATCTCGTGCCCGGCGGGCTTGGCTCCCACTATCTCGCCACACTCAAAGCCGGCGACCGGGTCCCACTTTCAGGACCTTACGGCAACTTTGTCCTCCCTGATCCATCGACGAAAGAGTTGCTGTTGATCGCGCGCTATTCCGGCATCGTCCCGTTCCGCTGCATGCTCACCCATCTCTTTTCACGCGTTCCGGACCGCAGAGTCTCGTTGCTCTACAGCGCCCCGGGCCAAGCCGAACTGGTGTACCACGACGAGTTCACAGCCCTCGCGTCACGGCGGGATCGCTTCAGGTACGTGCCGATCGCCTGTGCTCCCGAAACTCCGCCCCACGCAGAAGTCGAAGCGCTGATCGAACAACTGAAGCCGATCCTTGCCGACGGACGACCGGTGATCCCGATGATTTGCGGGATCAAAGCCTTTGTCCGGCCGCTACGGACCTTTTTCACCGAGCAGGGATTCGACCGGCGGGAGGTGCGGGTGGAGACGTATGATTAGAAGACCGTTAACCGTCAAACATCATTCGTCAAACGAAAGCTTGAGAATGGCTACTCATCACGACGATTGACCAATGTCGATTGACGAGCGCTTCGCATCCTTTTCAGTGCCCTTCCTTAACGAGATTTTTGTTCACAGCGGGGATTTCGACCACCACGTCCATCGTGCCGTTCGGAACGCATTGGCAGCCCAAGCGCGACTGCAACGTCGTCACCGGTGCCTCTTCGAGCTGATCGAATTCATCGTCCGTCCCTTCATTGCATGACTCCAAGCCCTTCCTCACAATGACATGACAGGTTGAGCAAGCGCAGACTCCGCCGCAGACATGTTCAAGATCAACCCCGTTGCCCATCGCGATATCCAGGATGCTGCCGGGAAGCCCGGTCGCCCCATACGGAATTTTGTCCGGCTGGACCTCGACCTTGGTCTCTGTTTTGTCCGGCATGATGAAGGTGACCGTGTACGGTTTGGTTGGTAACTCAACGTCCGTCTTTTCGATATAGGGATTGATTCCTCCCATGCCCTTTTACCCTTTCTTCCGTGGTTTAGCGTCACCCGAGGAGAGGCCTCAAGACCGTGACATCTACCGCTGAATCGGCTTAAGCCCTTGAAACAAAAACTCGGGCTCCTCTATTGACAGCCCCTTCTCGGCCGTGCTAGTTTTAGTCCGACCAAAGCGATCGGAGATCATTATAGTCTCCGACTATTTGAATCGGCAATAGCCCATGTTGAAATTCTCCAAAAAAGCGGACTACGGGCTCATGGCTCTGCAATACATCGCGGCCGTGCAATTCGGCGATGTGACGCGCGCCCGGATCGTCAACACGAAGGAGATCGCCGAGGAGTACAACATCCCTCTCGAGCTCCTGGCCAAAGTACTCCAGACTTTGGCCCGGAGCGGGCTGATCGAAAGCCATAACGGGCCCAAAGGGGGCTATTTGCTGGCGAAAAGTGCGCGTGACATCACCATTGCCCAAGTCTTGGAAAGCATCGAAGGGCCGCTCGGCATCACCGATTGCTATCACGAAAAGGAGGGCGAGCCCTGTATGCAGCGCGAGCACTGCACGATCAGGACCCCGCTCCTCAAGGTCCAGGACAGCATCTATCAACTGCTTAACAATATGACGCTGCAGGACATGATGGGCGGCACGCCGTTGATCACCGTTCAATCGATCACCACCGCGCAAGGAGTCGAGCGATGAAGTTTCCGATCTATCTGGATAATCACGCGACCACGCCGATGGACCGGCGTGTGCTGGAGGCGATGCTTCCCTACTTTACAGAGAAATTCGGCAATGCGGCGAGCCGCAATCACGCCTTCGGTTGGGAGGCGGAAGAGGCCGTGGAAAATGCCCGCAAACAGATCGCCAAACTGATCCATGCCGATCCGAAAGAGATCGTCTTCACCAGCGGCGCCACCGAGTCCGACAACCTGGCGCTGAAGGGCGTCGTGGAAATGTACCACGAGAAGGGCGACCACATCATCACGTCGGCTACGGAACATCGCGCGGT
Proteins encoded:
- a CDS encoding Rrf2 family transcriptional regulator, which translates into the protein MLKFSKKADYGLMALQYIAAVQFGDVTRARIVNTKEIAEEYNIPLELLAKVLQTLARSGLIESHNGPKGGYLLAKSARDITIAQVLESIEGPLGITDCYHEKEGEPCMQREHCTIRTPLLKVQDSIYQLLNNMTLQDMMGGTPLITVQSITTAQGVER
- the gltX gene encoding glutamate--tRNA ligase — protein: MSNIRVRFAPSPTGYLHIGGVRTALFNWLFARQNKGVFILRIEDTDQSRSTEESIQVILEGMRWVGLDWDEGPYRQTERMDLYRRHAMKLFEQGRAYWCVCRAEELETRRKEAEAKGLSPKYDGRCRDLGITTPTGDAALRFRAPQEGQTVIDDLIKGRVVFDNSVLDDLIILRSNGYPTYNFSVVVDDALMNITHVVRGDDHLTNTPRQIPMFQALGYPVPRFGHLPMILGSDKTRLSKRHGATSIMAYKEMGYLPEAMVNYLARLGWSYGDQEIFTREELIEKFSFDHVQKSSAVFNPDKLLWVNAHYIQHGTPGRIAQALVPYLEQAGLKEEIKAVSAEWLERLVVTVRERTKTLVEMVTWATPYFGQDVAIDEEAAKKFLTPAIVPALTKLKAGIEGAVQFSKARLEEVFKGVLEEEGLKMGQLAQPVRVALTGRTASPGLFDVMELLGRERTLHRLQKGIERAKAAPS
- a CDS encoding glutamine--tRNA ligase/YqeY domain fusion protein, giving the protein MPNASAPSDFVRAIVAQDLKTGKHGGRVVTRFPPEPNGYLHIGHAKSICLNFGVANENPGGVCHLRFDDTNPTTEDPEYVQAIQEDVRWLGFDWRDKMFFASDYFERFYDYAVRLIKKGKAYVDSLTADEIRQFRGTLTEPGKDSPYRNRSVEENLDLFRRMRAGEFPDGAHVLRAKIDMASPNINLRDPVLYRIRRARHYRTGDAWCIYPTYDYAHPLSDAIEGITHSICTLEFEDHRPLYDWVVEQCEPPHRPRQIEFARLNLTHTVMSKRKLLDLVERKLVNGWDDPRLPTLKGLRRRGYTPEAIRAFCEHIGVAKRDATLEAGLLEHFVREDLNKRAPRVMAVLRPLRVVIDNYPENRVEALGAINNPEDPSAGSRTVPFSRVVYIEQDDFREDPPKQFFRLAPGREVRLRYAYIIKCTGVVKDERTGRAIELRCTYDPETKSGISQEQRKVKATIHWVSAAHAIEAEVRLYDHLFSKPDPTDVPEGQDYTVNLNPNSLERLTACRVEPSLKDALPGARYQFERLGYFCVDPDSTADRLVFNRTVTLKDTWAKIEKAQKTG
- a CDS encoding PilZ domain-containing protein, translating into MDRKAPRFKTQIRIFFSGGEIEGEGTVLDLSRGGCRVECETELSAGTEVEAWVYPPDYHWPLKIERAIVRWTKAAEFGLEFLQIQPAQKERLRLVLNGKNLGPRT
- a CDS encoding FAD-dependent oxidoreductase, producing the protein MGEPTQLAQVVSVRPLTPHVRELVLAPLERSISFTPGQWVSLKLPVGKHPPLNRAYTMAEPERPSGHLTLVYDLVPGGLGSHYLATLKAGDRVPLSGPYGNFVLPDPSTKELLLIARYSGIVPFRCMLTHLFSRVPDRRVSLLYSAPGQAELVYHDEFTALASRRDRFRYVPIACAPETPPHAEVEALIEQLKPILADGRPVIPMICGIKAFVRPLRTFFTEQGFDRREVRVETYD
- a CDS encoding 2Fe-2S iron-sulfur cluster-binding protein; the protein is MGGINPYIEKTDVELPTKPYTVTFIMPDKTETKVEVQPDKIPYGATGLPGSILDIAMGNGVDLEHVCGGVCACSTCHVIVRKGLESCNEGTDDEFDQLEEAPVTTLQSRLGCQCVPNGTMDVVVEIPAVNKNLVKEGH